The following are encoded in a window of Cryobacterium sp. CG_9.6 genomic DNA:
- a CDS encoding GNAT family N-acetyltransferase has protein sequence MSPVPLGVVLVGIVEDMMYSVRALGALDLPQVLTLNNEAVPAVNELDADALAALVASAAHSVVVTSTADPATVLGFVIGFAPRAEYASENYRWFGARSNDFLYVDRIVVAPTARSGGLGQVLYGSVFEAARKAQAAEVFCEVNTFPPNPRSLAFHSRLGFTTIGEQSTKGDTVVVALLAAPV, from the coding sequence GTGTCCCCGGTCCCGCTTGGTGTCGTTCTGGTGGGTATCGTGGAGGACATGATGTATTCGGTTCGCGCTCTTGGCGCTCTCGACTTGCCACAGGTGCTCACGCTCAACAACGAGGCGGTGCCGGCCGTCAATGAGCTTGATGCCGATGCGCTGGCTGCACTGGTGGCATCCGCTGCCCATTCGGTTGTTGTCACATCCACTGCTGACCCGGCCACCGTGCTGGGTTTTGTGATTGGTTTTGCTCCCCGTGCCGAGTATGCCAGCGAGAACTACCGTTGGTTCGGGGCCAGGTCGAACGATTTTCTCTACGTGGACCGTATTGTGGTGGCACCGACGGCGCGAAGCGGCGGCCTTGGTCAGGTGTTGTACGGCTCGGTGTTCGAGGCGGCGCGGAAAGCTCAGGCAGCCGAGGTGTTCTGTGAGGTCAATACCTTTCCGCCCAACCCGCGGTCGCTCGCTTTTCACTCCCGTCTCGGGTTCACGACCATTGGCGAGCAGTCGACAAAGGGCGACACGGTTGTTGTTGCCCTTCTCGCGGCGCCCGTGTGA